The genomic window GTGCGATGAATTCATATGAAAACATCGCTCACCTTGAGTTCCTCATGCGGAGCGATTCGTGGGCAAGCTTAACCATGATGCCGCACCACGTGCATGTGCCGTGTAAGCGCTGCGCATACAAAACGTTAGCTTCACACAACATTACGCCCACAGGGCGGTATGCTTGAGCGCTTGAGATGCGATGTCATATCGCATCGCGTGCACGCGAGAGTTTCACGCCTCATGCCGCCCCAGTCTTCATTGCAGATAGATCCTCCATCACGCGTGCAACTGCTCTCGAATGGGCATTACACTGTGATGTTGAATGACGCAGGCTCCGGCTATAGCCAATGGCGCGGGCTTGCCATCACACGTTGGCGTGAAGATCCCGTAGGTGATGAATGGGGCAGTTACCTGTTGTTGCGGGACGAAGAGAGTGGTGAGGTCTGGTCGCCAAGCACGCAGCCCTACGGCATAGCTGGTGACAACGATGCGACGACGTTATATGACGATCACGTCAGCATGACTCGCCAGCGCGGCTCGCTAACCGCCAAGTTTGATGTGGCGGTGGCCGGCGATCGCGATCTCGAATGGCGACGGATCACACTCAGCAATGAAGGGGTGAGTGAGCGCGAGATCTCGCTGACTTCGTATGCGGAGCTTGTGTTAGGGCCGGGCGTTGGCGATGCAGCGCACCCCGCCTTCTCCAAGATGTTTGTCCAGACCGAATGGGTGGAGCAGGGGAGCACCCTGCTGGCGACACGCCGTCGTCGCTCATCCAGCGAGCCGGAAGTATGGGCAGCGCATAGGGTGATGGTCGAGTCTGATTCTGATGGCAAGTGCGATTATGAAACCGATCGCATGCGCTTCCTGGGGCGCGGCCGCACGCTGCGGCATGCACAGGCCATGCAAGGTGGTGTTGTGCTCTCGAAATCCTCCGGTTGCGTACTGGATCCGATTTTCAGCCTGCGCCGCCGCGTGCGGGTACCGCCTGGTGCCAGCGTGCGGGTAGTGTTCTTGACTGCGGTCGCCAGCACACGATCGGATGCGCTTACGCTGATAAGCGCATTGGACGAACGTGGCTTGGGCGACGATGTCCTTGCGGACGCGAAGGCGCATGCGGATGCGCAACGAACACGCCTGGGAATCAGCGCAGCTCTGGCTTCGCGTTTCGATGGCCTTAACGCAGCGTTGCTTTACGCTGATGCGGCCTTCAGGCCATCGGGCGAACTGCTCGCCATCGGTGTTGGTGGTCCGCCCGTTCTATGGAGTTGCGGCATTTCCGGTGATCGGCCCATCGTTCTGCTGCGCATAGGCGAAGCATCCAACATGGCGTTTGTGCATGAATTACTCCTGGCCCAGTGTTACTGGCAGGCAAAGCAATTGGGCGTCGACATCGTTCTATTGGATACGACTTCCGGTGATGACGGCGCATTGTTCGCGGCGCTGAGTGAACGAGCGAAGACTCAGAGCGATCGACTCAAGGCCGATTCGTCGGCTGTCACGGCGCAAGCATTTGTGCTCCGTGATCGCGATATTTCCGACGCCGTGCGGGCAGGCCTGATCACCGCCTCTCGTATCTTGCTGGACGCTTCCACAGGCTTTCCTGAAACAGCAACGCAACGCCAAGAAAGCCATGCTCATACATCCACCACGGCCGCTCATCAAGCTTCGCCTGGCATTTCGCGGATGTTCCGCTCAAAAGCTTCGACGTCGGCTGGCGAGTTCGGTAATGGTCTGGGGCGATTCAGTGACGCCGGGCGTAGCTACATCATCAACCTCAAGAGTGAGCAACACACGCCGCAACCGTGGATCAATGTCATCGCCAATCCCGACTTCGGATTTTTGGTGTCGGCAGAGGGTGGTGGCTACGCCTGGTCGAGCAATAGTCAGCAGAACCCACTAACGCCCTGGCCGAACGATCCGGTCAGCGATACACCGCATGAGGTGCTGTATCTGCGCGACCTGGACAGCGGCGAGCTATGGAGCGCCACGGCTGCGCCGATTCGCGTCCCAACGGTGAACTATGCCTGCGAGTACGGTAAAGGCTATTGTCGCTTTACGCACCATGCGCATGGCATCGAGGTCGATCTGCTGCAGTTCGTGCCTACCAATGATCCGGTCAAGCTTTCGCATCTTTCGTTGCGCAATGACTCGGATCGCAAGCGACGCTTGTCGATCACTGCTTACGTGGAGTGGGCACTGGGTGCGAACGGCACCGTGCCGGCACCATTTGTGGTCACCTCACGCGACCCCGTGACGGGCGCGTTGTTGGCGCGCAACGCATGGCGGGCCGAGTTCCACGAGCGCGTTGCGTTTATGGATCTTGGCGGCTTGCAGCATTCGATGACAGGCGATCGGCTTAAGTTTCTAGGGTGCCACGGCGCCGTTGATCGACCTGCTGCGCTGACTGGCAATTCACCGCTATCCGGGCAGATCGGAGCCGGGCTGGCTCCCTGTGGTGCGTTGCAGACATCCATCGATCTTTCGCCTGGCGAGCAGTTCGATATCACCTTTCTGCTTGGCGAGGCCAGATCGCCCGATCAGGCACAAGCCCTGGTAGAAAAGTATCGTACGGTCGATCTCGACGCTGCGTTGGATGATGTTCACACGCAATGGAACGATTTGCTCGATACCATTCAGGTAAGCACACCAGATCGTGCGATGGACATTCTTCTCAACGACTGGCTGCTGTATCAGGTGCTGGTTTGCCGCATGTGGGCGCGCACTGCTTATTATCAGGCGAGCGGCGCCTATGGATTCCGCGATCAATTGCAAGATTCGATGGCCTTGTGCGTGGCGCGCCCGGATCTCGCGCGCGAGCACTTGCTGAGAGCAGCGGCGCGACAATTCGCACAAGGGGACGTGCAGCATTGGTGGTTGCCGCCATCCGGGCAGGGGATTCGCACACGGATTAGCGACGATCGTATATGGCTTGCGTATGTCGCTTCTCACTACGTTAAAACCACTGCAGATACTGCCGTTCTGGATGAGATGCTGCCATTTCTTGAAGGGGCGGCGATCAAGGATGGCGATACCGACGCGTTTTATCTGCCCGGGATCGCCAATGGAAAAAGCAGTTTATACGAGCATTGCGCACGGGCGATTGACTCGAGTTTGACGTTGGGCGCAAATGGCTTGCCCTTGATGGGCGCGGGTGACTGGAACGACGGCATGAACAACGTCGGCGCCAAAGGCCGCGGTGAAAGCGTCTGGCTGGCCTGGTTTCTGCTGTCGGCCATCCATGCTTTTCTGCCGTACGTCCGTGCTCGTGATGAGCAGGCGCGCGCCTATCGATGGCAGACATATGCCGATGCCCTGCAGAAAGTGCTTGAAGGGACGCCGGGATGGGATGGGGAATGGTATCGGCGCGGCTATTACGATGATGGTGCGCCCCTTGGATCACACGAGAGCCTGGAGTGCAGGATCGATGTGATCGCACAGTCGTGGAGCCTCATGTCCGGGGTGGCCGATCCTGCCCATGCAGCGTTGGCCATGAAATCCGTTGAGAAATATTTGATAAAGCGCGATGAAAAAATTGCGCTGCTGTTCACGCCGCCGTTTGATCACACGCCACTGGATCCCGGCTACATCAAAGGCTACCCGCCAGGCATCCGCGAGAACGGCGGCCAATACACGCATGGCGCGACATGGTCGATCTTTGCCTATGCCATGCTTGGTCAGGGTGATCACGCAGCGGCATTGTTCGATATTCTCAACCCGATCCGCCACAGTGAAACCGTGGAGGCGGTGGCCCGCTATCAGGTGGAGCCCTATGTAGCCTGCGCTGACGTTTATTCGGTAGATCCGTATATCGGCCGCGGCGGCTGGACCTGGTACACCGGCTCGGCAGGGTGGCTATACCGAGCCGGTCTGGAGGCCATTCTGGGCTTTCAACGACTGGGCGACCATCTGCTGATCAATCCATGTGTCCCGACGTCGTGGCCGCGCTTTGAGATCACCTATCGTCATCGCGGCGGACATCGTGGCATCACGCACTATCTGATCGCGGTCGAAAATCCTGATGGCGTAAGTTCCGGTGTGGCCTCCGTCGAGCTCGATGGCAAGACGCTCCATACGGAACAAATACCACTTGTTGATGACGGTCAGAAGCACAGCGTTCGCGTGACACTTGGCGGCTCACGCAAGCGGAGCTAACCGAACGTTCCAGCAGTCTATTCGGTCGATCGGCTGAAATCGCAATCCAAGGCGTACATAAGCCAAGCTTTTTATTACCACAATGATTCGACAACGAAAAAGTTCATGTTGGCAGTGTTACACCTGAAATTTCTGCGCAAATCGCTGCTAGCCGGTCTTGTAGTGCCACGTCATAGGCCTGTGGATTCGGCTTCATCCGTTTGAGGTGATAGAAATATTTGCCTGTGACTTGCGCCTCAGGATTGTCGCTCACCGCTAACCACGCCTGGGTGATATGCGCCTTGCCCAGGTCGTCGGGCGCGCCAGGTCCGCCCATCTTGGTCGGCACCCAGCCGGGCTCCAAGGCATTCGACAGAACACCTGTCCAGCGTCGTGCGGCAGCGAAGGCAAGCATGGCGTCGTGGAGCTTGCTTTCGGCGTAAGCGGAAGAGCCATTCCAGCGACGCTCTTTCCAGAGGATGTCGTCCAGATTGGCATCGACATGGTGGTGCATGCCAGAGCTGAGATAGACGAGTCGCTTGGGGCGCTCAATGAGTGCGGTGAGCAGGTAAGCCGAACCAAGCGCTGGAAATACAAGCGCGCAGCCAAGGCCTGTGACGAACGCACCGACGAGTGCGACGACTTCATACGGAGCTGTCCAAAGCATGGCCTGACCGATAGCCTCGACAGCGAACGACGCATGTCGGTGATTACGCGAGTGGTTGTTCATAAACCACCGTTCGGGCTGGAAGCCCTCGTAAACTAGCCGAGGTCCCGGTTTTGCCGCCGGGCGTTCCATCAAGGGAACCCTTGACGGAAGAGCCTGTCTACCCAGGCTGGCCGCAACACGCGCTGATGGTATGCGTAAGTTTTTGCGCGGGTAATGGGCTTGAATGAGGCTGTGTCATCGAAGGAACGCGCGAGATCTTGGGTCGTAAGCACTGGAGGCAGCTGGCGCTGACACGCGAGACGCGGGTACTCGTGTTGGCTTTGGTACTGGCACTGCACGTGCTGTTCGCGCTGATGCTGTGGTCTGCGATGCAGTCCAAGTCGCAGCATCTGGCGGTCGTGCCCGTCGATGGCGATCAGATGTTGATCGTGCATTTGCCAGATGACACCCACATGCCGCGTGCCGCGCCACCGCCTGCGCCACCCACGCTGCCCGAATTGGTGCCGCCGCAGCAGGCGGCGCCCTCACGCTTGCGCCCCGTGTCGCACGAGAAGCCACGTCCTGATGCCATGGTCGTACAGGATCATGAAGCGGCGCCTGCGCCGGCGACCTCCGTGGCTTCGCCTGCCGCCTCCAGTTTATTTGCCCAGGATGGCTCGATACGGCTACCTCCCTCGCTGACGAATATCCCGATACCAACAAGCGCCGGGACCAAACCGGCAAAGCCCACGGACGATAGTCAGATCATGCGGCACGACATCAATCCCATGCACTTCAAGCCCACGCGTTTCGATAAATATTTCCCGCCTCCGAACGAAACAGCGGGTGGGGCGGTGGGTCGTCATATAGGTGATGCGATCCAGGCGATCACCAAAAGCATGTGCGATCCGACCAAGCGCAGTACGGCTACCAACTTGCTGTGCGGCGCGCCTCCCTTGCCACCGTCGCCCAAGGATCGCGACGAACGCCTCAATCTACCGTCATCGTCGTTGGCCGGCGACACGCAGCCGATCAAGCCCATGCCACTGTCGACCTGCATCGCTGAATACAACGACGGCAAGCCGCTGTCGTATGGCTGCCCGATAAACACGCCCGACTTGGCATTCCAGGCAGAAATGCGTGAATGCATCGATCTGTTCCGCGCGGGCAAGCGCCTTAAGACGTGGTGCCCAGCTGACACGCCCAAGCGTGCAGCCGCCGAGTCGTCCACGCCGGCGG from Dyella caseinilytica includes these protein-coding regions:
- a CDS encoding GH36-type glycosyl hydrolase domain-containing protein, encoding MPPQSSLQIDPPSRVQLLSNGHYTVMLNDAGSGYSQWRGLAITRWREDPVGDEWGSYLLLRDEESGEVWSPSTQPYGIAGDNDATTLYDDHVSMTRQRGSLTAKFDVAVAGDRDLEWRRITLSNEGVSEREISLTSYAELVLGPGVGDAAHPAFSKMFVQTEWVEQGSTLLATRRRRSSSEPEVWAAHRVMVESDSDGKCDYETDRMRFLGRGRTLRHAQAMQGGVVLSKSSGCVLDPIFSLRRRVRVPPGASVRVVFLTAVASTRSDALTLISALDERGLGDDVLADAKAHADAQRTRLGISAALASRFDGLNAALLYADAAFRPSGELLAIGVGGPPVLWSCGISGDRPIVLLRIGEASNMAFVHELLLAQCYWQAKQLGVDIVLLDTTSGDDGALFAALSERAKTQSDRLKADSSAVTAQAFVLRDRDISDAVRAGLITASRILLDASTGFPETATQRQESHAHTSTTAAHQASPGISRMFRSKASTSAGEFGNGLGRFSDAGRSYIINLKSEQHTPQPWINVIANPDFGFLVSAEGGGYAWSSNSQQNPLTPWPNDPVSDTPHEVLYLRDLDSGELWSATAAPIRVPTVNYACEYGKGYCRFTHHAHGIEVDLLQFVPTNDPVKLSHLSLRNDSDRKRRLSITAYVEWALGANGTVPAPFVVTSRDPVTGALLARNAWRAEFHERVAFMDLGGLQHSMTGDRLKFLGCHGAVDRPAALTGNSPLSGQIGAGLAPCGALQTSIDLSPGEQFDITFLLGEARSPDQAQALVEKYRTVDLDAALDDVHTQWNDLLDTIQVSTPDRAMDILLNDWLLYQVLVCRMWARTAYYQASGAYGFRDQLQDSMALCVARPDLAREHLLRAAARQFAQGDVQHWWLPPSGQGIRTRISDDRIWLAYVASHYVKTTADTAVLDEMLPFLEGAAIKDGDTDAFYLPGIANGKSSLYEHCARAIDSSLTLGANGLPLMGAGDWNDGMNNVGAKGRGESVWLAWFLLSAIHAFLPYVRARDEQARAYRWQTYADALQKVLEGTPGWDGEWYRRGYYDDGAPLGSHESLECRIDVIAQSWSLMSGVADPAHAALAMKSVEKYLIKRDEKIALLFTPPFDHTPLDPGYIKGYPPGIRENGGQYTHGATWSIFAYAMLGQGDHAAALFDILNPIRHSETVEAVARYQVEPYVACADVYSVDPYIGRGGWTWYTGSAGWLYRAGLEAILGFQRLGDHLLINPCVPTSWPRFEITYRHRGGHRGITHYLIAVENPDGVSSGVASVELDGKTLHTEQIPLVDDGQKHSVRVTLGGSRKRS